A single genomic interval of Armigeres subalbatus isolate Guangzhou_Male chromosome 1, GZ_Asu_2, whole genome shotgun sequence harbors:
- the LOC134213674 gene encoding uncharacterized protein LOC134213674 isoform X2, which yields MLKQKYCKVFTKDFSEPIVGFEADLMFKTEQPIFKKAYQVPYKIKDKFLEHLDMLESQGVITHIRASEWASPVIAIPKKDGDIRMISVGNHVTTAHKNQLKMIYVPKQRSKVYVTMREAAKKRKRGSIEDEDEFTGFPDIPSVAEDAGHTNKKYAQTRSPIITRSKAALSTNYSASDS from the exons ATGCTAAAACAAAAGTATTGTAAAGTTTTTACTAAGGACTTTTCCGAACCTATTGTAGGCTTTGAGGCGGATTTGATGTTTAAAACAGAGCAACCAATTTTTAAGAAAGCCTATCAGGTGCCGTACAAAATAAAAGACAAGTTCCTGGAGCATTTGGACATGTTAGAAAGTCAAGGAGTTATAACTCATATTCGAGCAAGTGAATGGGCGTCACCAGTGATTGCAATACCTAAGAAGGATGGAGACATAAGAATG ATTTCGGTTGGTAACCACGTCACTACGGCACACAAGAATCAGTTGAAGATGATATACGTTCCCAAACAACGATCGAAAGTATACGTCACAATGAGAGAGGCTGCCAAGAAACGCAAGCGAGGATCTATCGAGGACGAAGATGAATTCACGGGCTTTCCTGATATACCGTCGGTCGCTGAAGATGCGGGGCATACTAATAAAAAGTATGCCCAAACAAGGAGTCCGATCATTACTCGATCTAAAGCAGCCTTGTCTACGAATTATAGTGCATCTGATTCCTAA
- the LOC134213674 gene encoding uncharacterized protein K02A2.6-like isoform X1 — protein sequence MGNADFCSRFPLDQTVPSSLAQENINSINYSNEFPLDFALISQESKNDKLLSEIIAFMTSGWPRTVPKEFKDFYSQKEKLEFLEGVLLIDGKVIIPSSLKKPVLKLLHANHGGISKMKQLARRKVYWQKMNLSIEDFVKSCEICAKMQVIKKPVKQESWIPTTRPFSRVHADFLHFEGKTLLLIVDSHSKWLEVDIMKYGTSAKLVNKRFASLFARYGLPDVIVTDGGPPFNSSEFVNFLEHQGIKVLKSPPYNPASNGQAERMISVGNHVTTAHKNQLKMIYVPKQRSKVYVTMREAAKKRKRGSIEDEDEFTGFPDIPSVAEDAGHTNKKYAQTRSPIITRSKAALSTNYSASDS from the exons ATGGGAAACGCTGATTTTTGCAGTCGTTTTCCGTTAGATCAAACTGTTCCAAGCAGTTTGGCACAAGAAAATATTAATAGCATAAATTATAgtaatgaatttccattggatttTGCTTTAATTTCCCAAGAATCAAAGAACGACAAGCTTTTGTCGGAAATTATTGCCTTTATGACATCAGGATGGCCCAGAACGGTTCCCAAAGAATTCAAGGATTTCTATTCCCAAaaagaaaaattggaatttctggaaggtGTTCTATTGATTGATGGGAAAGTAATAATTCCGAGTAGTTTGAAGAAACCAGTTCTCAAACTATTGCACGCAAACCATGGAGGTATTTCCAAAATGAAGCAGTTAGCTAGGCGAAAGGTTTACTGGCAAAAAATGAACTTAAGCATTGAAGATTTTGTTAAATCCTGTGAAATTTGTGCTAAAATGCAGGTAATCAAAAAGCCTGTTAAACAAGAATCTTGGATTCCTACAACTCGCCCGTTTAGCCGCGTACATGCGGACTTTCTTCATTTTGAAGGAAAGACTTTGCTACTTATAGTGGACAGCCATTCCAAATGGCTAGAAGTTGATATCATGAAATATGGTACTAGTGCTAAACTAGTTAACAAAAGGTTTGCCTCCCTTTTTGCAAGGTACGGATTGCCAGATGTGATCGTTACTGATGGAGGTCCTCCATTCAACTCCAGcgaatttgtaaattttctgGAGCATCAAGGAATCAAAGTGCTTAAGAGTCCACCTTACAATCCGGCTAGCAACGGACAAGCGGAGCGAATG ATTTCGGTTGGTAACCACGTCACTACGGCACACAAGAATCAGTTGAAGATGATATACGTTCCCAAACAACGATCGAAAGTATACGTCACAATGAGAGAGGCTGCCAAGAAACGCAAGCGAGGATCTATCGAGGACGAAGATGAATTCACGGGCTTTCCTGATATACCGTCGGTCGCTGAAGATGCGGGGCATACTAATAAAAAGTATGCCCAAACAAGGAGTCCGATCATTACTCGATCTAAAGCAGCCTTGTCTACGAATTATAGTGCATCTGATTCCTAA
- the LOC134213674 gene encoding uncharacterized protein LOC134213674 isoform X3 → MFKTEQPIFKKAYQVPYKIKDKFLEHLDMLESQGVITHIRASEWASPVIAIPKKDGDIRMISVGNHVTTAHKNQLKMIYVPKQRSKVYVTMREAAKKRKRGSIEDEDEFTGFPDIPSVAEDAGHTNKKYAQTRSPIITRSKAALSTNYSASDS, encoded by the exons ATGTTTAAAACAGAGCAACCAATTTTTAAGAAAGCCTATCAGGTGCCGTACAAAATAAAAGACAAGTTCCTGGAGCATTTGGACATGTTAGAAAGTCAAGGAGTTATAACTCATATTCGAGCAAGTGAATGGGCGTCACCAGTGATTGCAATACCTAAGAAGGATGGAGACATAAGAATG ATTTCGGTTGGTAACCACGTCACTACGGCACACAAGAATCAGTTGAAGATGATATACGTTCCCAAACAACGATCGAAAGTATACGTCACAATGAGAGAGGCTGCCAAGAAACGCAAGCGAGGATCTATCGAGGACGAAGATGAATTCACGGGCTTTCCTGATATACCGTCGGTCGCTGAAGATGCGGGGCATACTAATAAAAAGTATGCCCAAACAAGGAGTCCGATCATTACTCGATCTAAAGCAGCCTTGTCTACGAATTATAGTGCATCTGATTCCTAA